DNA from Tripterygium wilfordii isolate XIE 37 chromosome 4, ASM1340144v1, whole genome shotgun sequence:
ATTACACACGTCTTTGATAACACAACAACTATGAAGCCCCAAGGTTGCTTCTAACTAGTGAAGAAAAGTTCCACCACTTGTTACTTGCAATAAGATATGTTTGTGCTTGCTGTCACAGTATTTAGCATTTACAGTTGCAATTCTCTCTTTCCAGTTTGTCCACAGCTTTGATGTCATTTTACTTTTGACCTATAAAGAGTGGTCGAAGTGATGGGGTCCACTGATCTTCCAGCTGCTCAATTTGGTTTCTTTAATATTTAGAATCTCATGGCCATGCATGTCCTTTTCATGGACTGGACAGTGGACAGAAGGATTtgccagattttttttttcatttgtacGGAACgtatatgatttatttttatgaatCTCTTCTTTATTTTGGTGATGTCATGATGTAGAACAAGTTGCAGAAGTTTTCAGTGTTCTGAATGAATACCCATTACACGGGATGGGATTCCAAGTCTAACATTATAAGTTTGGGTCTGATGGGTATTCATCAGTTCTATGAGACTTGGGATCGAAGTGTTACAAACCTTAGTGAAATTCTGTAAACTAGATACTGTTGAGAGAGCGACTCGGTTAACTTGTACTCTGGTGGGGTTGTGATTACTGACTTGTCCTATAAACAATAGAATAGTGTGCACGGAAGGGAGCACTTGTGGTTAAATCTTACAAACATCACTTGTGGTTTAGGTTATTTCTAGATGCATCCCATATagttcaaaaattttaattgaCACCTCCTATACTTAGATTTATCTCTTGCGAGATCTTTTTGTCTATTTCTTGTTAAACTAATTAATGTCATGTTTGAGAACATTGTTGTTTTTGCATTTTCCGAAAATGGTGGTTGGAGAGGAGGTATTATTAGAagtcaaattttattttcttacaaCAATATATAATGTTTAGACGTttcttttgacaaaaaaaattatatcaataatgaaaaatgaataaatgGACTTCCCAAGAGATAAAACTAAGTATAAGGGGGTGTTCCTCAAACTCTTGAAAAGACATGAGATGCACTTAAAAATGACGCAAATCACAGGTGTGTTGATACAACATGAGACGTACCTAAAAATGACGGCAAACCACAAGTGTTGGTAACATTTAGTCTTTAGTTATTCTTAGCACACAATATTTAATCAGTTTTTGACAGTTGTTATTTAATTAAAGCTAATGTAATAATGAAGAAAGTGCATGTCTTTCAATATTGCCAAAGAGTTTTGTTCCACCCCCAACTACAAGTTAGATACTAAGGGCACATGCAATGGTTTTTTATTTGTTAGGTCAACTAAAATGTTGACccggtctcacctctattacacaaaaagtcaaatcaaacacgtattttaatacagtcacatcagtaaaacatatatttcaatacaaccacatcaacaaaacacaaatttctatacaatttctcttcccacccgacatggaggccaacaacattccattcctccatattatccacaataaaactacaccaaaacatcaaatatcaatacatccatatTAGCAAAACACTTATCACAATatagtcacataagcaaaacacattttacaatacagtcatatcagcaaaagacaatatctttgttgaCCTAATAAtactttaccattgcatttgccctaagttTGACAACATGTGATTTGCCAAGATATTTAGAGAGTAGGACGATTTAAATATCCTTAATCTtcaccaacgagaggtgactcggttgGCAATCGACTCGGTTAGATATATATGTCCAAAGATCGATTCTAAtaagaaacatatatatttctcagctgtatttcaaaaaaaaaaaatccggaATCTTCTTAGAACAAAGAGTCGTGTTTCTTTGTCATAAAGGAAAACTAACAAAATACAGTTCAACATAGGAAACAATTAATTTATCCTTGGCATAATTGGTAGATTGGAGCACATGATTTACTAAGAAcatattttccatttttatttattgttacATATAAGCCTAgcaacatttttcttttctacaTTCTAGGCAACAACAcgtaaatatataaaattaaaaaacaactGCCCATTATATTACAAGGTAGGATTAATagactatacatatatacagagGAGTCACTGCCAGGCACATTCTTTAGGAACACCTTGAGGAAATCGCTTCAAGTCGGTACAGTAATTATAAATCATGTAATTCTGCTGCACCCATCTGAGCCTCTGCAGGTTCGTCCCGTCCACTTGGTGCGCGAACCACGCATTTCGGGATAACGAATTTGCAGGGCAAGAAGATCTACCATTAGACCAAACACAAGCATCTGCAATGAAATTCCTGTAGGAGGCAGTGAAGGGAGCTTGCGACCAGTCTGTCTTGACAAGCCCACCTCTTGTCGCCCAATCGTCCGCGTTCCACAGACTCGAGTGTATTCTCATGGCTTGGTTCTTTGGGAACGGAACGCCAATTGACTCCAAATTCTTGAACTCTCTTAAAGGAGTGCCATCTACCAAGTAtctacaaaaatcaaatgcaatgTTATTTGAATTAATTTCATGAGTCCCAGTCCATCGGGATGGTCGAGTAGACTAAGACTCAGATGGGTCTTTTAGTGTTTTAGGGGTAATTTcataaatttgtaattttttttcactaCATTATGATTGTGACCGACCCTAGGACATTATCATCTagtctttgaagaaattaattaaaactagaGGGTATTTTCTCTTTATTCGGTGGATTCCAATATCTGTTTTCTTGATCTTAATTTCCGCCTGCGACACATTACTCGAAATTTAGGTAGAGTTAAAAGGTGCACAGTTACCTTGTTACAGGAAAATAGTAGAGTTCAACATAATTCATAATTGGAACGACTAACTAGTAACTTACATGATGCGTTGGGGATTCCAAATAACGGAATAGGTGTGGAAATCTGCGGTTGGATCGAACCATAAGTGGAACTGCTGCTCCCTGTCACCTTTGCCTTGGCTGTAAACATTGGTGTGAACAGTGTAAGGCTGGCCAGTTACGTTTCCTAGAAATTCAAAGTCGATCTCATCCCATGTTGCTCCTTCTGATCGCATCTAATATGTGCACATTAATCAGTTGCAATACATTTTAGCCACATAAAGAAAAATGTACGTTTAACTACCGAGTTCTAATCGGATCCGACGCATTGATAAGTAAAATGAATATTACATTATACTACAACAGCTTACATAATAGGCTGTGACGGTGCCGGCAGAGTTGCCAGGAACAAGCTTAAGTTGCATGTCGATTCTGCCAAATAGATACTCGTTCTTGGATCGGAAGCCAGAACCAGAGGCCCTGTCAAGCAAAAGTGTTAAAATTTGACCATTGTTAAGTATCTTACCACGCCCGTCTCCCCAAATTATGTCAAATTCTTGGTCGAAGTTGCCAGCAACTGAAAAGTTGATGATCGAAACGCTAACTAACAAGGAAATTAGTAGGCCAAGAGAACCAGAGGAAGCCATTGTTTAATTGTCAAGTGTTGTTGTATGAAGAATTTGATAGTGgcactgtgtgtgtgtgtgtgtatatatatagacacgtTAATTGTAGAGGTTATAAAAAGGTGCAATGCATATGTGAAGAAAGCAGAAATGGCAGTATTTAAAAAGTCTGTTTCGGTTTCATGTTTTGGATGGACTTGTGAACAGCTGGAGTTGGGTTGTGCAAGAAAACAAGAGAGGGTCCAGAAAGGTGAGAGATATATATGGATCTCTCTCTGACTCAAACAATGGGTTCGGTGCCGCCTCAAAATGTTGTGATGATTATCTCTTGCCGCCTTTAATATCTTGTAAAATGGTTTCTAGCTTATGTTGACTGGAACATTTCAACACTTTGGGCCCagattatatatacacacatatatatttgtattgttGAGAAAAATCACACATcgctaaaataataaatatataatggaTAAATAAGCTCATGAGTATTTAGTAAGATGCATTTTAAACACATGAGCCTTAGAATGTCTTAGAAGCCCAGTGATGCGTTGGATTTCGACTTGGATTTAGTAATGCGGACAATCTTATAATAATAGTTGAGTTTGTACAAGAGAGTTGATAAGTGtaaaaaatatacacttttaataatgaattattaagacatttgtcacataattagggcttaaagtgattattacaccactaaaatgcaaatatcatttttcactcactttgtatttatttttatattttcaggcccaattcataccaaccaatgttcaacatttgctagctcatttcatgaagagcccatatgcttgtgtccattaccatcttgatcaatttcttgattatcatttgaaagcccaccatatgatttgtcaaaatcatttgacatcattccatgcatcaccatcattatagtacaaattggacattcaatggtagtgactacataagttaccataaatcctaatgcattcttgattgtcttagccaatccaaatgcccatggttggttgcaattaagaataggcgtggtaagtcagatgcccatgactattacataaattaagggacttgatctttgacatgcatgaatgaaatgataatcgtaggctaaataatttaaatacaatagagttggtgaattcggatccctagtgtttgtttatttgtgttaatccttatttattttgtttccattgataattacaaagagttggaattgcagatattttatattcagtccctgtgggtacgacactcgtatttgccacttctatactacaattgattcgtgcacttgcgagtataatttgggtttggaatcgctatacttttagcgggtcataaaccccacatcaagaGTCTATTGGTGTTTCCTAACAACGGTATCAGAGCGAGAGATTGTTTAACTTGAATGTGCGTTGTACCTATGTGACTCCTGGTTTTACTTGGTGGGCTTGACCCCCGCTCGCAAGTAAGGGAGAGATTGTCGAGAAAAATCTCACATTGCTAAAATAAATATCTAATGGACAAGTTATAAGTTCATAGGTTTTCTTGACTTAGTAAAACGCATTTTAAAACCATGAACCCTAGAAGGTCCTGCAAGCCTAGTGATGGGTTGGGCTTGGACTTGGAAAAGCGGATAATGATAATCAAGCTTCGACAGGAGAGTGTATTGGTGTTTcataacacacatatatacaagaggTAAAGATTTTAATTGGACAGTATTGCAAAAGTTATtcttttgttttaataatttaGAATTAGTTGGCACCCTATAAGCTTTTGTAATATAGTGTGTATTGCTTGCGATATTCTATGCTCCTAATCGAAACATACAAAtatgtgtttgaatttgtgttcTTCTTACGTATTCGTAATCTTCCTAGCTTTAATTGTTaactattttaattattttaattggaCAATATTGCAAAACCttttttgtttggataatttAGAAATTTGTTGGCAGCCTAAGTTTTTGTAATATAGTGTATTTTGTTGAGAACTTAGAAATatgtgtttgaatttgtttttttttgttacgtATTCACAGTTTGTACTATTCGCATAGTTTAATTTTTCAGCTTTGTTTTGTCCCAATtgctaaaatttaaaaatgttaTTGAAAGATAAGTCTAACGATAACCCTTTAAATAGAATTGTCTAATCATatatagaaacaaaaaaatgtatatatagaaACACCTTACAAGTAGCCTGTAGTAATATGATGTTTTGTGCATGTCAGCAATACAACACATCAGGTGCAGGTGTGTAAACTCCAGCGAAGAAGCTTGTACATATCCACTTAGATTGCCCTCTGGTTTATGTCTTAGCTAGTAGACGTTGGCTCTTTCTTTGCTTGCCCGTGAGAACGGGAACGGGAATGGGAATTAGTGTGAGAACAAGAATTGAAATTCTTTGAGTTCTTATGTTTGGTTGATCAATGAATTCATATGGCAATATGAGAGAATAATGGTTAAAAGATTTTGTTATTCTCTActttataaaatatgaaatgctATTAtttaacaaatatattcacattaaataaattatttagaaATACGTTTAAAATATTGTTAGAATCGATATGTGTTTTATTTTgagtaataaaaataatttatgagtaaaataataataaatatacatAATAGGTAAGTTTACATAGTGGTACGTAAATTGTAAATTGATATAAGGTCTATGTTTGGCTGTACGTTTTTACTACGCTCAGTTGCACcttacctcacaacaccataactttttacctcacaccACCTCACTTCACCGCACTCTCAAAtgtttacaatatatgttgaattgtcctacgtaatcaaattaggtcaattattttattttagattaatgtgcAATATAAACGTTaagtaattttatattaatattattagtcatctaatataatcgatatttagatacgtcaaacgcgcctcacagcaccacaccatagttttaaaaatgatgtgTCAAACAGTTTTTGCGTTACAACTAACCTCACAGCAttacagttttataactcatagTATTGCACATCACTTCACAGCAGtttagagcattcccaaacagaTTAAAGGTTTCACCAAGGAAGTTGGGAATCCTAAATTCAAGGGAGAAACTTCAATTCCGTTCCTTTAGTTTGGTGTCTAACAAACATGGGAATGGAAGTTTCTAGGGACGACAATTTGTGCCCGACCCATCCAGCCCCGACCGCACGGATTTTTCCCGATCCGAGGCTTGTGAGGGGCGGGGACGGGGCAAAGAATCTCAATCCGCATGCGGGGACGGGTTTGCCTCCCAACTCGCCCcgctatacatgtatatatatatatatatagaaaataattatattcgtatatatatacacactccaCGTGTAAGatagttttatttttagatctcattttaatagtaatggttttttttaatacaatataTTGAATTATTGTGTTTCTTATCAAAAAAACATTAAGTAGCTTAGTTGATATGAGTACTAATCATATATGTGAGAGGTCTCAAGTTCTAttcttgataaaaaaatttaaaaaaaattcgtaGGCAGAGATTTTCGAGTGGGGCGGGGACCCCTGGATTGTAACGGGGTTGGGATTGGGGTTAAATGTTGCCCCGATATGCGGGGCGGGTGCAGGGCACACCCGTGGAGGTTCCATGCCTAAAGTTTCGGCCAAAAATCACGATTCTGTTTTGGCCGGAACTTGCATATCAAACATAgcctaaataaaaaaaaaaaactccggAGATGTGAGTTTCCATTTCTACTTACTCTCTTCTATGTTGGACAGGAGATCAACCGCTTCTGACAATTAGAGATAGGAGTGTTGAGGTTGTGGATGGCGTATC
Protein-coding regions in this window:
- the LOC119996048 gene encoding xyloglucan endotransglucosylase/hydrolase protein 22-like; translation: MASSGSLGLLISLLVSVSIINFSVAGNFDQEFDIIWGDGRGKILNNGQILTLLLDRASGSGFRSKNEYLFGRIDMQLKLVPGNSAGTVTAYYMRSEGATWDEIDFEFLGNVTGQPYTVHTNVYSQGKGDREQQFHLWFDPTADFHTYSVIWNPQRIIYLVDGTPLREFKNLESIGVPFPKNQAMRIHSSLWNADDWATRGGLVKTDWSQAPFTASYRNFIADACVWSNGRSSCPANSLSRNAWFAHQVDGTNLQRLRWVQQNYMIYNYCTDLKRFPQGVPKECAWQ